In a single window of the Campylobacter fetus subsp. testudinum 03-427 genome:
- a CDS encoding putative protein, putative type I glutamine amidotransferase (Pfam match to PF00117.24 GATase) translates to MKVGVISKLIKSSYGETMQAIDLRFCTILEQNGFKTNLLIYGKTPNLKELDAVIISGGNDLNILIPNDINATRDKFEKIVLDECLKLNLPILGICKGAQSLANMLGAKFKKIDNHVGIHEILWRNGKKFEVNSYHNWAIEYNLNGEILATSSDNTVEAFINNDKKIIGAMWHFEREKTLSAASKEIFKIFKELK, encoded by the coding sequence ATGAAAGTGGGAGTAATTTCAAAGCTTATAAAAAGTAGTTACGGCGAAACTATGCAAGCCATAGATTTACGATTTTGTACTATTTTAGAACAAAATGGTTTTAAGACTAATTTGCTTATATATGGAAAAACTCCAAATTTAAAAGAGCTTGACGCAGTTATAATAAGTGGTGGAAATGACTTAAATATCTTAATACCAAACGACATAAACGCCACTAGAGATAAATTTGAAAAAATAGTTTTAGATGAGTGTTTAAAACTAAACTTACCTATCTTGGGTATCTGCAAAGGCGCTCAGAGTTTAGCAAATATGTTAGGAGCTAAATTTAAAAAAATAGATAATCACGTGGGAATCCATGAAATTTTATGGCGAAACGGAAAAAAATTTGAAGTAAATTCATATCACAACTGGGCTATAGAATATAACTTAAATGGCGAAATACTCGCAACAAGTAGCGACAATACGGTAGAGGCATTTATAAATAACGATAAAAAAATTATCGGTGCCATGTGGCATTTTGAGAGAGAAAAAACTCTAAGTGCGGCTAGTAAGGAAATTTTTAAAATATTTAAGGAGCTTAAATGA
- a CDS encoding phosphoramidate cytidylyltransferase (Pfam match to PF12804.3 NTP_transf_3), whose product MKAVILAAGLGSRLEELTKDRPKCLVEYKNTPLISYQLNAFLKAGVNDIAVVGGYKFEVLKNYLNVNFKDVKLYENTDFDSSNMTYTMFCAREFMDDDTIISYSDIIYDYEFIELLKACENELSIMVDKNWLELWEKRFSNPLSDAESMKIEDGFIKELGKKVVNIDKIDAQYMGLFKFKKSFLNSVFDVWDNLDKNRYYDFKDWKNIYMTSFLTEIINKFDNAKAIFAPKNWLEIDQKTDLEIDIF is encoded by the coding sequence ATGAAAGCAGTTATTCTTGCAGCAGGGCTCGGTAGCAGATTAGAAGAATTAACAAAAGATAGACCAAAGTGCCTAGTGGAGTATAAAAATACACCTCTTATAAGCTATCAACTAAACGCATTTTTAAAAGCCGGAGTAAACGATATAGCTGTTGTTGGAGGATATAAATTTGAAGTGTTGAAAAACTATTTAAATGTGAATTTTAAAGACGTAAAACTTTATGAAAATACCGATTTTGATAGTTCAAATATGACCTATACTATGTTTTGTGCTAGGGAATTTATGGATGATGATACGATCATAAGCTATTCAGATATAATTTATGATTATGAGTTCATAGAACTTTTAAAAGCATGTGAAAACGAACTTTCTATTATGGTAGATAAAAATTGGCTAGAACTTTGGGAGAAAAGATTTAGTAACCCTTTAAGTGACGCTGAAAGTATGAAAATAGAAGATGGATTTATAAAAGAGCTTGGTAAAAAAGTAGTCAATATAGATAAAATAGACGCTCAGTATATGGGACTTTTTAAATTTAAAAAAAGTTTTTTGAACAGCGTCTTTGACGTTTGGGACAATCTTGATAAAAATAGATATTATGACTTTAAAGATTGGAAAAATATATATATGACCTCTTTTTTAACAGAAATTATAAACAAATTTGATAATGCAAAAGCTATATTTGCTCCTAAAAACTGGCTGGAAATCGACCAAAAAACCGACCTTGAGATAGATATTTTTTGA